Proteins encoded by one window of Salicibibacter halophilus:
- a CDS encoding osmoprotectant ABC transporter substrate-binding protein, whose amino-acid sequence MATKEMRRRLMATMLGIGVIGGCSLPGLGGGGGEETVTIGMQDTSESQILGNMIRILIERETDASVEMINNLGTSVVVHEAMMNNDINISASRYTGTDIAAALDEEPVMDPDEAMDYVVEAFDERFDQTWFPSYGFDNSYAFTIREELAEEEGIETVSDLEEIAANAAVGVDTNWLTREGDGYPAFQETYGYEFDNISPMQIGLVYDALASGSMDVVLAYTSDGRIAAYDLFLLEDDEQFFPPYDASAVARNDVLEANPGVEEAILKMEDELSTEQMQELNYEADAELREPATVAEDFLEANNYFE is encoded by the coding sequence GTGGCAACGAAAGAAATGAGGCGAAGGCTGATGGCAACGATGCTCGGGATAGGTGTGATCGGCGGCTGTTCGCTGCCCGGCCTCGGTGGCGGCGGTGGAGAAGAAACGGTCACGATTGGCATGCAAGATACATCGGAATCGCAAATTTTAGGGAATATGATTCGCATTTTGATCGAAAGAGAGACCGACGCAAGCGTGGAGATGATTAATAATCTCGGAACATCCGTCGTCGTTCATGAAGCCATGATGAACAATGACATTAATATTTCCGCATCCCGCTACACCGGCACGGATATTGCAGCAGCTCTGGACGAGGAACCGGTGATGGATCCGGATGAAGCGATGGATTATGTGGTGGAAGCGTTCGATGAACGTTTTGATCAAACTTGGTTTCCATCTTACGGCTTTGACAATTCCTATGCATTTACGATCCGCGAAGAGCTGGCCGAAGAGGAAGGGATAGAAACGGTATCCGACTTGGAAGAAATCGCGGCCAACGCGGCAGTGGGCGTTGACACGAACTGGTTAACCCGCGAAGGCGACGGTTACCCTGCTTTTCAGGAAACATATGGCTATGAATTCGACAATATCAGCCCGATGCAAATCGGACTCGTGTACGATGCACTCGCGAGCGGCAGCATGGATGTCGTTCTCGCTTACACATCCGATGGACGCATCGCCGCCTATGATCTTTTCTTATTGGAGGACGATGAACAATTTTTCCCTCCCTATGATGCTTCTGCGGTAGCAAGAAACGATGTGCTGGAGGCAAACCCAGGCGTTGAAGAAGCCATCTTGAAAATGGAAGACGAGCTTAGCACCGAACAAATGCAGGAATTGAACTACGAGGCGGATGCGGAGCTGCGCGAACCAGCAACCGTCGCGGAAGATTTCCTTGAAGCAAACAACTACTTTGAATAA
- a CDS encoding ABC transporter permease codes for MNAVIDFLQTHGGEMLFLIGQHLFITLSALLLGIIVAVPLGVALNKVPSKLGNFVIGVVSILQTFPSLAILAFVIPFLGVGMFPAIVALFVYSLLPILRNTYVGIRGVNPALNESGKGMGMSAWERVRYVELPLATPIIMSGIRLATVYLVGWATLAAFIGGGGLGEFIFNGLNLYQPEFIIAGAIPVTLMALFFEFILSKMEKGMTPKGLKTVAA; via the coding sequence ATGAATGCGGTGATTGACTTTTTACAAACCCACGGGGGAGAAATGCTGTTCTTAATCGGGCAACATTTATTTATTACGCTTAGCGCCCTCCTTCTCGGCATTATCGTTGCTGTTCCCCTTGGCGTGGCCTTAAACAAAGTGCCGTCAAAGCTTGGCAATTTTGTCATCGGGGTCGTCAGCATCCTGCAAACGTTTCCGAGTCTCGCGATTTTGGCATTTGTGATCCCGTTTCTCGGCGTAGGAATGTTCCCCGCGATTGTGGCCCTTTTTGTCTATTCATTGCTCCCGATATTGCGAAATACGTATGTCGGGATTCGCGGCGTGAATCCTGCGCTCAATGAATCCGGCAAAGGGATGGGAATGAGCGCCTGGGAACGCGTCCGTTATGTAGAATTGCCGCTCGCCACGCCGATCATTATGTCAGGCATTCGCCTCGCGACCGTCTATCTCGTTGGTTGGGCGACCCTGGCCGCGTTTATCGGTGGTGGGGGATTGGGCGAATTTATCTTTAATGGCCTTAACCTCTATCAACCTGAATTCATCATCGCAGGCGCAATTCCCGTAACTTTAATGGCGTTGTTCTTCGAATTTATTCTATCAAAAATGGAAAAAGGCATGACCCCGAAAGGGCTAAAAACAGTTGCAGCTTAA
- a CDS encoding betaine/proline/choline family ABC transporter ATP-binding protein (Members of the family are the ATP-binding subunit of ABC transporters for substrates such as betaine, L-proline or other amino acids, choline, carnitine, etc. The substrate specificity is best determined from the substrate-binding subunit, rather than this subunit, as it interacts with the permease subunit and not with substrate directly.), with the protein MLTFENVSKVYKGGTYAVKNLSFAFEKGEFIVFIGPSGCGKTTTMKMINRLIDPTEGVISIDGKDASSQDAVKLRRDIGYVIQQIGLFPHMTIQENVTLVPKLMNWPKEKRRERAKELLELVDMGEEYLARYPNELSGGQQQRIGVLRALAANPPLILMDEPFGALDPITRDTLQDEFKRLQQRLNKTIVFVTHDMDEALKLADRMVILRDGELVQLGTPDEILASPANEFVEEFIGKDRLLQSRATVQTVEQLMIENPITIEEKQTASEAVQIMRDKRVDSLLVTDEKGVLKGYVDIEIIEANRKTSELIADIHLTKLHTVNKDARVRNSVSRILKLGTSYVPVVDDEVRLVGILTRASLVDLVYESIWGVEAMKTDEQAATLEETIL; encoded by the coding sequence TTGTTAACATTTGAAAATGTGTCAAAGGTTTATAAAGGCGGCACTTACGCCGTTAAAAATCTTTCTTTTGCATTTGAAAAAGGCGAATTTATTGTATTTATCGGACCGAGTGGTTGCGGCAAAACAACAACCATGAAAATGATTAATCGTTTGATCGACCCGACGGAAGGCGTTATTTCCATTGACGGGAAAGACGCAAGCAGCCAAGATGCGGTAAAACTGCGCAGAGACATCGGCTATGTTATTCAGCAAATTGGGTTGTTTCCGCATATGACCATTCAGGAAAATGTAACGCTCGTTCCGAAATTAATGAACTGGCCAAAAGAAAAAAGAAGAGAACGCGCGAAAGAACTGTTGGAACTTGTAGATATGGGAGAGGAATATCTGGCTCGCTATCCAAATGAATTGAGCGGCGGCCAACAACAGCGGATCGGCGTGCTCCGCGCACTCGCCGCTAACCCGCCGCTTATTTTAATGGACGAACCTTTCGGCGCGCTTGACCCTATTACCCGTGACACGTTGCAAGATGAATTTAAAAGGTTGCAGCAACGTTTGAACAAAACCATTGTTTTTGTCACCCATGACATGGACGAAGCATTGAAACTGGCCGATCGCATGGTGATCCTTCGGGACGGCGAACTCGTACAATTGGGCACTCCCGATGAGATATTGGCTTCCCCTGCGAACGAATTCGTGGAAGAATTTATCGGGAAAGACCGTCTCCTGCAAAGCCGCGCGACTGTTCAAACCGTGGAACAGCTCATGATCGAGAACCCCATAACCATCGAAGAAAAACAAACGGCTTCGGAAGCGGTGCAAATCATGCGGGACAAACGCGTGGACTCCTTGCTCGTCACCGATGAAAAAGGGGTTCTGAAAGGGTATGTGGATATTGAAATCATTGAAGCAAACCGAAAAACCTCCGAGCTTATTGCAGACATTCACTTGACGAAACTGCACACGGTGAATAAAGATGCCCGTGTCAGAAACTCGGTCAGCCGAATTTTAAAACTGGGAACCAGTTATGTGCCGGTCGTCGATGACGAGGTGCGATTAGTCGGCATCCTCACGCGCGCGTCGCTTGTTGACCTTGTTTACGAATCGATTTGGGGTGTCGAAGCGATGAAAACCGATGAACAAGCGGCGACCCTGGAGGAGACGATTCTATGA
- a CDS encoding ABC transporter permease: MFEVMGDVINYYEQNFSYIAREFYRHFLMAAYGVLFAAVVSIPLGIVIARYGRLSNWVIQLANIIQTIPHLAMLSILMLAMGLGANTIVVALFLYSILPIVKNTYTGIMNVDQVLLDSGRAMGMTKGQILRMVELPLALSVIMAGLRNALVIAIGIVAIGAFFGAGGLGDIIIRGTNVTDGTAIILAGAIPTALMAIIADLIMGTLERVLHPVKTPKHKEGPEEAEPA, encoded by the coding sequence ATGTTTGAAGTGATGGGAGATGTGATCAATTACTACGAGCAAAACTTTTCTTACATCGCCCGGGAATTTTATCGTCATTTCCTAATGGCCGCGTACGGAGTCCTATTTGCGGCGGTCGTTTCGATCCCGCTCGGTATCGTCATTGCCAGGTACGGGCGGTTGAGCAACTGGGTGATCCAGTTGGCCAACATTATTCAGACCATCCCGCATTTGGCGATGCTCTCCATCCTTATGCTTGCCATGGGACTAGGCGCAAATACCATCGTTGTCGCGCTCTTCCTGTATTCGATTTTGCCGATTGTCAAGAATACTTATACGGGTATCATGAATGTGGATCAAGTGTTGTTGGATTCCGGCAGAGCGATGGGGATGACGAAAGGGCAAATCCTGCGAATGGTGGAACTGCCCCTCGCCCTTTCCGTCATTATGGCGGGATTAAGAAACGCGCTCGTGATCGCGATCGGCATCGTCGCCATCGGGGCGTTTTTCGGGGCCGGTGGCTTAGGAGATATTATTATTCGCGGAACGAATGTTACCGACGGAACCGCGATTATTCTCGCCGGTGCGATTCCCACAGCTTTAATGGCGATCATCGCTGATCTTATCATGGGGACGTTGGAGAGAGT